TCTCTTTAAATTTTAATATTATTTCATTCTTTACATCCTGATTGACTTTTCTTATCCTGGGTGCAAAAAAGACGATTGGAGCATTACTAATCGCTTTATCGAAAGGTTCCAAATTTAACAGGAGCTCCTCCTCATTTAAGAAGTTAATATGTGGGTATTCTTTTACAATTTCAGAAGTGAGAACAATTCCCAACCTAGAATTTTCATCAATAATGATTACTTTTGATTGCCTACGGAGTATCTTTTTTGCAATCTCATAACCCTCAGTGCTTAATCCATAAATCACAACAAGCTTGTCTTTAGGATCACTCTTTTCTGTCTCCAGATTTTCAACATTCCTTCCACTATTATGATATGTATCTTTTGATAATTTTTTAGGTTGTTCGCTTACAGTGTCATTTGTATTATCTATTTCGTCTGAAATTCTCTACGCCCCCAATACCTTAATTTTAGATTCTTTATTTAGTTTTGGATTTATTGATTTTTATTGCAATTTCGACTAAATAACGACTTCAAGAAACGAAAGAATTTTTTAATATTAAAGAATAATTCTAATTGTGAAGATTTGGTTTGACATTTTGACTCCAAAACAAATAATGTTTTTTAAACCTGCGATTAGTATATTGCAAACCCAGGGTCATGAGGTCTTATGTACATCACGAAATTACAGAGAAGCCAATGAATTATCACGATTAATGGGATTGAATCTTTTGATGATTGGTAACCATGGAGGATCAGATCTTTATGATAAACTCTTTCAAAGTTCAAAGCGAATTATGAAGCTGGCTAAAATAATTTCAAAATTTTCACCTGATTTGGTGATCAGTTTTTCATCTCCTGAAGCTTCGAGAGTTTCTTTTGGTTTGGGAATAAATCACATTGGTTTCAATGATTCACCACATGCAGAAGCTGTTGCAAGATTAACTATCCCATTGTTAACAAAGTTGTTTTCTCCCTCTGTCATACCTATTTCCGCTTGGAAAAAATATGGCATATCCTCTAACCAAGTCATTCAGTATAAGGGCTTAGATCCTGTTGCATGGTTGAGCCGAGACATTGATGAAACCACCTTCCGACTGAACGGTAGGAAACGACCACGTGTAGGTAAAGATTTTGAATTCTTGAAAGGGTTAAAGATAGATCACTCTCGAAAAACTATCCTGATAAGACTTGAAGAATCAAAGGCTGCCTACATTTCTAACAAGAATTTGCGAGTACGACCATTAGATCTAGTAGATTTTGTTGTAAATAATTTTGCAGATAATACTACCATCATTATTCTATGTAGATATCCAGATCAAATTACAGAAATGTCCAAAAGATTCAGAAATAAGGCCATTGTATTGAGACAAGTTGTTGATGGAGTTAAATTACTACGTAATATTGATATTTTTGTTGGTGCAGGGGGCACAATGACTGCAGAGTCTGCACTACTCGGTAAACCCACTATTTCAATAGCTCCAATTCAGTTCTATATTGATGACTATTTAAGAAAAATTGGATTGGTTATTCAAGCTTCTAGTCCATTACAAATTGACAAATTATTGAAATCATTCTTAGACGATGAACAAGAATGCATTTTAATACAAAACCGTGCCGCACGGATTTTGAATAAAATGGAAGATCCGATTGAAAAACTCGTAAAATATGTATCTACAATTGATAAAAAATAGATTCGTAAAATTAATAACGTCCGTACTTACAATATAGAAATGCCCGGAAGCCCGGTAGTATTACAAGTGCCGAGTGTAGTGGCCAAGCATAGAGGCCTTTGGAGCCTTTGACCCCAGTTCGAATCTGGGCCGGGCTATTTCTATGAAGAAACTAATGTATGTTTGATTTTTATTTATTATGCTGTGCTGCTCTGTTCTGCGCTATTTTCTTGATAACATCTACCGATTTTTCCTAATGCAATAGTAAATCTGTGGAATTTGTTTCAAAGACCTAGAAGAAATCAAATGACTAGATTAAAGTATTTTTGTCACTAGTAAGATGCAACTTTAACTGTTGTTAATTTTGCATAGTCAAACCAATTTCATGATGCTATTCCCATGACAATCCTGAAATCTATAGAGTAGAATCAATTGTCTCGATAATACAAACCAGATTATCCTCGCCTTAAGGACTTTTCTTTATATCAACCATATGATTCATGTTCATAGCACCATTTCCACGATTTTTTTGGCAGTTCTACCATAACTGGATGTTTGTGATTCTCAAAGTGTTTCCTAGCATGAAGTCCGACCGAAGAATCGCAACAACCGACATGACCGCAAGTAAGACACATTCGTAATGCAACCCAATTCTTTCCTTCATTTTGACATTCTTCGCATCCTATGGTGCTTGGTGTCAATTCCTTCTTGTTAGATTTATCAATATGTTCACATATTTGTGTCATGTGTGATTATGAATATCAATGAATTTAAACACTCATTAGTACGATCTCAACTTTTATGAATTGAATTAATACGGAAATAAACTCGTTCTCCTTATCTTTACAGCATATAACCGTATCATTGGATCTGAATGGTTTCTAAAATACCACTCGATCCTTCATACCTATGTTTTAACTTTAGAATTTAAGTATCTAATAAGTTACCAACTTCATATCTTATTGATCATACACCATATTTTAAATCCTTGAATATAAGAACTCACGACCTCAAGACATGTTGGTGTTACTATTTTGAAAGTTTTTTATAGATTCTATTAAAGGTTCGGAGAATTCTCTAGTCTATATGAACTAATGTATAAATTATATCGCAAAGCAAAATAAACTAAAATTATTATCCTTTTTATAACTACTTTAATTTCTAGTTGAATGAATGAATGAATTCGATCATTATTGTATGTTGCTTGTTTTTAAGTTTTAAATCTTTGTTTGATTTAATATTTCAGGAATATAACAGCTATAAATCCTTGAATTGGCGGCTCAGACCTTCGATTGGACTTGACAAAGGTAATAGAGATTAAATAGTATGTTTCACATATATTGATATTATGCCTCAAAATAACAACAAAAATGGTAATAATAGAGGTTTAGCTTCAGCTAGCGAAGAAACTAGAACACGAGTAGCGAGGGCCGGCGGAAAAGCCAAGCATGATGAAAGAGGATTACAAGCAGCTAGCGAAGAAACTAGAACACGAGTAGCGAGGGCCGGCGGAAAAGCATCACGTAAGAATACATGATCCATTTCATTATGGGTTTACACCCAATTTACTTTCCTTTTATTCAATGATTGCGGTCCTTTCGCTCTGTTTGATATTTGTACGAATTCTGACCTTAGGTATTACTAGATTGAGGATTAAAATCTGATCTGGTTTCTGTTATTTACTTATTTTTCAGGTCTTCTAAATGTGACACCCAGTCTTTATCCATTTAAATATTTAATAAGTTTACACAAACTATTTTTAGATCATTA
This Candidatus Nitrosocosmicus oleophilus DNA region includes the following protein-coding sequences:
- a CDS encoding UBP-type zinc finger domain-containing protein, encoding MTQICEHIDKSNKKELTPSTIGCEECQNEGKNWVALRMCLTCGHVGCCDSSVGLHARKHFENHKHPVMVELPKKSWKWCYEHESYG
- a CDS encoding DUF354 domain-containing protein produces the protein MKIWFDILTPKQIMFFKPAISILQTQGHEVLCTSRNYREANELSRLMGLNLLMIGNHGGSDLYDKLFQSSKRIMKLAKIISKFSPDLVISFSSPEASRVSFGLGINHIGFNDSPHAEAVARLTIPLLTKLFSPSVIPISAWKKYGISSNQVIQYKGLDPVAWLSRDIDETTFRLNGRKRPRVGKDFEFLKGLKIDHSRKTILIRLEESKAAYISNKNLRVRPLDLVDFVVNNFADNTTIIILCRYPDQITEMSKRFRNKAIVLRQVVDGVKLLRNIDIFVGAGGTMTAESALLGKPTISIAPIQFYIDDYLRKIGLVIQASSPLQIDKLLKSFLDDEQECILIQNRAARILNKMEDPIEKLVKYVSTIDKK